One Flavobacteriales bacterium genomic window, ATTTAGAAATTAAAAACAATGCCGATTCACAACTGATTTTTACCGATACTTTTCTGCGAGCCGACTACACAAATGCCAAGTATTTTGTATTTATTAATGTGTATATTCCAAGCCATAAGTCATTAATAATCAATAAAAAAACAGGCGAAATAATTAAAATACCAGGCTCGTACACCGTAGTTGGCAACTCAGATACTTGTATTTATTTGAGGTACAACGGTTTTAAACCACTGAAAAACAAAGATTTAGGTAGAAAACTAAAATATGGAAATTGTGTAGCACTAAGCAGCAACGGAATAAGGCTTATTGCACATACAACAATTAGAAGATACTCTTTAGGCGATACTTTCTTTTTTTCGGAACAGTTTAAAGTATTTTCTAAAGAACTTTACGAAATTGATTTTGATTGCGAAACCTTTAATGTCTGCAAAATTAAAGTTTTTCATAACCAAAAATTAATTGATAGTTTCGAAAGAACGACACCTCGCTTTGCTTCCCCTGGTTCTACTTCTGCTGTTCAGTATGGAGATACATTGGAGGTTTTCAATCACCTATACATTTCCGATAACTTAAAGCATATATTCACTCCCGTTCAGCCAAAGGTTAAATTCAACCCAAAGATTATTCAAACCATAGTTTTAACGAGTGGGAACTAAATATTAACGACAGTTTGTCATTATTCAAGACTATTTTTGAGTTAAAACCAAACTCATCCGATAAAATGAATGCTACGAAAAATGGAGTGGAAATAAAAAATGAAAGCACGCATTACATTTCGGTTGTTCTTTTCGATACAAAAAACAATCGGATAGTTGCTTTCCCAAAATTCGAGTACCAATAATACTTCTCTCCTATTTAAGCCAAAACAATCCTTGTTTTTCTAAAACAAAAAAACGACTTTTGCCGCCCCGGATTTGGAGACTCCGGGAATTAATAAAAGATTTATGTCAGTAAAATTAAGATTAGTTAGAAAAGGGCGAAAATCAAAGCCTTTTTACTACATTGTGGCGGCGGATGCACGTGCTCCAAGAGACGGTAGATTTATTGAAAGAGTTGGTTCGTACAATCCGAACACCAACCCGGCAACAATCGACCTTGACCTTGACAAATCAGTGCAATGGCTGCAAAACGGTGCTCAACCAACAGACACGGTTAGAGCCATTTTGAGCTACAGAGGTGTGTTGTATAAACATCACCTATTAAAAGGAGCTGCCATAGGTGCATTTCCGGTTGAAGAAGTTGAAACAAAATTTCAAGATTGGTTAGACCAAAAAGAAGGCCGCATTCAAGGAAAACGTGACCGATTGGCGGACGCTAAAGAGGCTGCTAAAAAAGAAGCTTTAGATCGTGAGGCAAAAGTTCGGGAAGAGCGTGAAAAAGCTATTTTGGCAAAAAATTCACCTCTTGCAGAGGAAGTAGCAGAAGAAACCACCGAAGAAGTTGTAGAAGATACAGCCGAAGAAACTGCCCCAGAGACTTCGTCTGAAGAAACTTCAACTGAGGAATAATTTACATTAAATGATATTTTCTGCTCATCCACTTATGTTGGTGGGTAAAATCAACAAAACCCACAGCTATGAAGGTTTGTTGAGAGTAGAATTTATCGAAGAAATAGATTTTAAGGAACCGTTGTTTTTGTTAATCAATCAAAAACCGGTTCCTTTTTTTATTGAATCCATTTCAGGTTCTAACCCGTATGTAGTAAAATTCTATGATGTAAACACATTTGAAGAAGCACAGCTTATTCAAGGGCAGCAACTATTTATGACCGGAACCGAAGATCAGAATGAGGCTCTTTTTGTAGAGGGATATGCTGTGGTAGATGTAGAAAAGGGCAAAATTGGTATTATTGAAGAAGTCATAGAAAATCCGGCACATCCCATTTTAAAATTGGAATATCAATCAAAAGAGTGCCTGATACCATTGGTGGAAGAATTTATCCATTCGTTTGATCATAAATCAAAAATACTTACCATGAATTTGCCGGAAGGTTTGCTTGATTTGTAAATGCGGTGTAGATTGGCTGCCTAATGCTCAGTAAGATTTTATACTATTTTATAATCAAGCCGATTTCGTTTATGCCGTTTTGGGTGCTTTATCGATTATCGGATATTCTTTATTTTGTAATTTACTATTTGGTTGGCTATCGAAAAAAAGTGGTTCGAACCAATTTGTGCAATTCATTTCCAGCAAAAAATCAACAAGAACGTAGAAGCATCGAAAAAAAATTCTATCGCCATTTTTGCGACTTGATTGTGGAAAGCGTAAAACTATTCAGCATTTCCAAAAAAGAAATAAATAAACGTTTTACTATCCAAAATCCGGAGTTAATAAATCAGTATGCCCGCAACAATCAATCTGTTATTTTGGTTGGTGGTCATTACAATAACTGGGAAATTTTGGCGGTGGGAATTAGCCAGCAAATTGAACTTCAAGCTGTTGGATTGTATTCCAAACTTAAAAACGATTTCTTTAATAGAATCATGCTTCAATCTCGCGGAAAATATGGTCTAAGGCTTGTTTCAACTCGCGAAACTTCGAGTTACTTTTTGAACGAAAGTCATAAGAATACGGTAACCATTTTTGGTGCCGACCAAAGTCCGACGCATAGCAAAACGGTATATTGGATGGACTTTTTAAATCAAGAAACTGCGGTGGCCACGGGCACCGAACGATTTGCCAAGCTGTATAACTATCCGGTAATTTTTGGTGCCATTAGTAAGGTTAAAAGAGGTTATTATTCTTTTAAAATGGATTTAATTAGCGATAATCCATCTGTAGAACCTCTAGAATTCATAACCCAAAAACATACCTCAATGTTGGAAAAACAGATTAAAGATTTACCAGAATATTGGCTTTGGACGCACAAGCGTTGGAAGCGGAAAAAAAATTCTTAAAAAGAAGCAAAAAAAAACACCGAATAAATCGGTGTTTTTTTTTTTGAAGAACCAATAGTAATTAGTTCCAGTATCTTTCAGCAATACCTAAATGTTTCAAGGTTTCTTTGTTAAGGTTTCCAACTGGCAACCCGTTGTCTTGCTGATATTTAATCAAAGCATTTTTTGTGTCTTTACCCATGATGTTGTCAGCTCTTGCTGGACCTACATCATAACCTTTGGCCATAAGAGCCATTTGCACCTGACGAACCAAATCATTGGTAATGTTTTTATTACAAACAACTTCTCTGTATTCGTCCATACCTCCAGCTTTAACCAAAACTCTTTTAGTTACAGTAGAGTATTCGGCAGGAACTTCTACAGTGCTAACAGTCGCAGCAGAAACTTGAACTTGTTTTGTAATAGTGCTGTACTCAGCAGGAATTTCAACTTCTACTGTTTTAGCGGCTTCTACCATTACTTGTTTTGTAACAGTTTTGTACTCGGCAGGAATTTCAACTTCAACTGTTTTAGCAGCTTCAACCAATACTTGTTTTGTAACCGTTTTGTACTGAGCAGGAACTTCTACCATACACCAAACGATACAATCGTCAGTATTTTCTGAGCGACACATTGCATCTTTTTGTTTTTCCCATTTTGTTGTAGCTTCTTCTACCAAAACACGCTCAGTTCTTGTTTCGTAACGAGCAGGAATTGTTTGAATTTTTTTAGAAGCTTCTTTTACCAAAATACGCTCTGTTCTAGTTTCGTATTTAGCTGGAATTACAGTTAATTTTTTAGAAGCTTCTTTTACTAAAACTCTTTCTGTTCTTGTTTCAAATTTTGCAGGAACAGCAACTTGTTTTGTACTAGCTTCTTTAACCATAACTCTTTCCGTTTCAGTTTTCCACTGATCTGGAATGTAACACTTTGCGTAACACTTACCCGGTGTTGCATTAGCAGGCAATCCGTTCTGTGCGTTTGCCATACCAAACGATAAAGCAAAAGCGGCAATTAATAGTGAAAGTTTTCTCATTTCGATCTTTTTTTTAAATATTACTACTTTTTATAAGTATGGGGCAAATTTATAAATACCCAACGTACTTCAAAAACTTAATGGATTAATTTTTAATTATTTTGTTTCCTCGGTCAATGTATCCTGTCCAAATTCTTCCATTTCGGTATCTTTTGATTCAGAATTAAGAACAATGGAAGAATTTCCAAACAATTCTCGTTTAAAAACAAGAATAGATATAAGTCCAATGCTTATGGAAGCATCTGCCAGATTAAATATAGCACTAAAAAAAGTAAAAGGCTGCCCGCCAACCACAGGAAACCAACTTGGGTAGGTGCCTTGAAAAAGGGGGAAATAAAACATATCTACCACTTTTCCGTAAAACAGTTTTCCATAATTGTTTCCATCAACGGCCCACTCTGCGGGTAGGCCAAACACATGACTTTGGGTAAACCACAAACCGTAGAAAACGCTGTCAATAATATTGCCTAATGCTCCGGCAAGGATGAGTGCAATTAGAATAATGGTTCCCTTTTTTGCTCCATTTCTAATTTGATGAATAAGGTAATAAATGATACCAGAAACTGCAACTAACCGAAAAAGAGTTAGAAAAAGTTTTCCTTTTCCATCCGGTCTGCCAAAGGTTAGCCCAAAAGCCATACCATCGTTTTCGGTAAAATGTAGTTTAAACCAATTGGCTATAACTGGTATTTCTCCATTTTCTCCCAAAACCATATTGGTTTTTACCCAAAATTTTAAAAACTGGTCTGCACTTAATATTAGAAGAACCACAAAAATGGCAAGAACAAATTTGCCAAAAAGACCTTTTTTTATTTCTTGTTCCAATTATCTGTATTGATTTACTTTGGCGGCCATACTTTGTGTGGTATGAGGCACTGCTTTTAATCGCTCTTTTGAAATAAGGTTTCCAGTAACGCGACAAATTCCATAAGTCCGATTTTTAATTCGTACTAATGCCGCCTCTAAATTGAATACATATTTTTTCAATCGAGCTGCCATTTGCGATATACTCTCTTTTTGCAAGGTAGATGAACCGTCTTCCATAGTTTTGTAAGAACTACCTGTATCATCGGTGCCATTTTCGTTTTCGCTTTGCAAAGATTTAATAAGGTTGTTCAACTCTTCTTTCGCATCGGCTAATTTTTTTTCGATTAACTCTTTGAATTCTTCCAATTCCGCATCAGAGTATCTTGTTTTTTCTTGTTCACTCATAACAGTTTATTAAGCCTTATGAATATTTACTCGTAACTTAAATTCATTAATTTCAACTTCGTCCTCGCTCTGCACTACATCAAAAACCTCAATAGAGGCAGCTAAAATTTCGCCGCGAATATAATCATTAAACTCATCGATTGCCATATTAATTTTAGGCATCGATTGGAGCTCCACCACAATTTTATCCGTAACCTGTAAGTCTTTGATTTTACGGAGGTTTTGAATTTTATTTACCAATTCTCTGGCCAAACCTTCCAGCTCAAGTTGTTCGGTAATGGTCATGTCTAACGCCACAGTTAACCCATTTTCGCTCACCACCTGCCAACCCGGCATGTCTGTAGATGCAATTTGAACATCTTCCAAAGCCAGCTCAAATGTGCTGCCATTGGATAGATGCAGTTCTATTGAACCATTACCCTGAAGAGCGGCTATATCTTCTTGCGATAATGCCTTGCAGGCTTCTGCGATAAATTTCATGTTGGCTCCGGCTTTGGGACCAAGTTGTTTAAAATTAGGCTTGGCTTCTTGCACAATCTGAATTGAGCTATCGGCTGTCAAAAACTCAATTTCTTTGATATTAACTTCTTGTTTTATTATTTCCGTTACAGACAAAATTTGATTTTTAATCTCATCATTTTGTATCGGAATAAGCAGTTTTTGAAGGGGTTGACGTACTTTAACCATTTCTTTTTTGCGAATGGCCAATACCATGGAGGTTAATCTTTGAGCGAGTAGCATTTTTTGCTCCAAATCTTTGTTTATGAGTGCCGTGGTAAACACCGGAAAATCTGCTAAATGAACTGACTCTTTTTCTTTACCCCCTGTCAAATCTACATAAAGTTTATCTGCATAAAACGGTGAAAAAGAAGCCATTAAAACCGAAATATCATGTAAACAGGTATATAAAACTTGGTAGGCTGCTTCTTTGTCTTTTGGATTGTCGTTTTTCCAAAATCGTTTTCTGCAAAGCCGAATGTACCAGTTGCTCAAATGGTCTGTCACAAATTCTTCAATAGCTCTGGTGGCCTTTGTAGGTTCATAATCATCCATTGCATCCTGCACTTCGGCTATCAAGCTGTTGAGTTTTGAAATAATCC contains:
- a CDS encoding lipoprotein signal peptidase, which translates into the protein MKKGLFGKFVLAIFVVLLILSADQFLKFWVKTNMVLGENGEIPVIANWFKLHFTENDGMAFGLTFGRPDGKGKLFLTLFRLVAVSGIIYYLIHQIRNGAKKGTIILIALILAGALGNIIDSVFYGLWFTQSHVFGLPAEWAVDGNNYGKLFYGKVVDMFYFPLFQGTYPSWFPVVGGQPFTFFSAIFNLADASISIGLISILVFKRELFGNSSIVLNSESKDTEMEEFGQDTLTEETK
- a CDS encoding peptidoglycan-binding protein; this translates as MRKLSLLIAAFALSFGMANAQNGLPANATPGKCYAKCYIPDQWKTETERVMVKEASTKQVAVPAKFETRTERVLVKEASKKLTVIPAKYETRTERILVKEASKKIQTIPARYETRTERVLVEEATTKWEKQKDAMCRSENTDDCIVWCMVEVPAQYKTVTKQVLVEAAKTVEVEIPAEYKTVTKQVMVEAAKTVEVEIPAEYSTITKQVQVSAATVSTVEVPAEYSTVTKRVLVKAGGMDEYREVVCNKNITNDLVRQVQMALMAKGYDVGPARADNIMGKDTKNALIKYQQDNGLPVGNLNKETLKHLGIAERYWN
- a CDS encoding 30S ribosomal protein S16, giving the protein MSVKLRLVRKGRKSKPFYYIVAADARAPRDGRFIERVGSYNPNTNPATIDLDLDKSVQWLQNGAQPTDTVRAILSYRGVLYKHHLLKGAAIGAFPVEEVETKFQDWLDQKEGRIQGKRDRLADAKEAAKKEALDREAKVREEREKAILAKNSPLAEEVAEETTEEVVEDTAEETAPETSSEETSTEE
- a CDS encoding TraR/DksA family transcriptional regulator, giving the protein MSEQEKTRYSDAELEEFKELIEKKLADAKEELNNLIKSLQSENENGTDDTGSSYKTMEDGSSTLQKESISQMAARLKKYVFNLEAALVRIKNRTYGICRVTGNLISKERLKAVPHTTQSMAAKVNQYR